One Oncorhynchus clarkii lewisi isolate Uvic-CL-2024 chromosome 32, UVic_Ocla_1.0, whole genome shotgun sequence DNA window includes the following coding sequences:
- the LOC139392205 gene encoding protein misato homolog 1 has protein sequence MGSLCREIVTLQLGHYSNFVGTHWWNLQDASLTYDPDAPPGELQNDVLFREGQTFGGHITYTPRLIAMDLKGSLQTLRQEGSLYETGKDPTAITWEGNVMVHKESLPTKNSFLLDLDKLDKGEILAEVDFDPTPVPHCSGTLAMETVNSRLERAQKGYRLEGSVRVWSDFLRIHLHPRTISVIHEYNHDGEAHRLETFGQGEALLQGSVLEDLEDRLHFFIEECDYLQGFQVLCDLADGFSGLGSKVTEMLQDSYGGRGILTWGLAPVSHPDTTPMKELYHLLNYSLGMVHMANNSSFFCPLTLKGGLGRRPAQPPSFPHLNYDPSLWYHSSSVLALALDSLTVPYRLRHNSTPMWEFADALAVSGRKVVAAYGALPFPMTQGCSLPDALGDCADLLPWKPLSACPELGDGHCFGQSVTLKGLEGQSLVSQLRPGMQPPTQLHSLDCGEEVLASYINAHYPATPFSVQLVSSPSKLTPPFPQIFSQSLGPQGFLQSQAPPPKKRSCAVSSLPVLTSLQSSPALGPWLSELHRGASTLDPRRIAPSFLSQGPELTDFQESLEQLHLLARCYRNDSGGMMCSSSEEDDDD, from the exons ATGGGTAGCCTGTGTAGAGAAATCGTCACTCTTCAACTCGGGCACTATTCAAACTTCGTTGGCACACATTGGTGGAATTTACAG GATGCCTCGCTGACCTATGACCCAGATGCACCCCCAGGCGAGCTTCAGAATGATGTTCTCTTCAGAGAGGGGCAAACCTTTGGGGGTCATATTACCTACACCCCCCGCCTGATTGCCATGGACCTCAAAG GTAGCCttcagacactgagacaggaggggagCCTCTATGAGACTGGGAAGGATCCCACTGCTATCACAtg GGAGGGCAATGTAATGGTGCACAAAGAGAGCCTGCCAACAAAGAACTCCTTCCTCCTAGACCTGGACAAGCTAGAC AAGGGGGAGATATTGGCTGAGGTTGATTTTGACCCAACTCCAGTGCCTCACTGTTCAG GGACTTTAGCCATGGAGACGGTGAACAGCCGCTTGGAGCGCGCTCAGAAGGGCTATCGACTGGAGGGCAGTGTGAGGGTATGGTCGGACTTCTTGAGGATCCACCTGCACCCCCGCACAATCTCTGTCATCCACGAGTACAACCATGACGG GGAGGCCCACCGCCTGGAAACGTTTGGCCAGGGGGAGGCTCTGCTTCAGGGCTCAGTGCTGGAGGATCTGGAGGACAGACTACACTTCTTCATAGAGGAATGTGACTACCTACAG gggTTCCAGGTGCTCTGTGACCTGGCTGATGGCTTCTCTGGCCTGGGTTCAAAGGTCACCGAGATGCTGCAGGACTCCTATGGGGGACGGGGCATCCTTACCTGGGGGCTCGCACCTGTTAGTCACCCAGACACA ACCCCGATGAAGGAGCTCTACCACCTGTTGAACTACTCCTTAGGCATGGTCCACATGGCCAATAACAGCTCGTTCTTCTGCCCTTTGACCCTGAAGGGTGGGCTGGGCAGACGGCCCGCCCAacccccctccttcccccaccTCAACTACGAC CCCTCACTGTGGTACCACTCCAGCTCTGTGCTGGCTCTGGCCCTGGACTCCCTTACTGTCCCTTACAGGCTGAGGCACAACAGCACCCCCATGTGGGAGTTTGCAGACGCACTGGCAGTGTCCGGGAGAAAG GTGGTGGCTGCGTACGGAGCCCTCCCCTTTCCGATGACGCAGGGGTGCTCTCTCCCCGACGCCCTAGGTGACTGCGCGGATCTGTTGCCGTGGAAACCCCTATCGGCTTGCCCCGAGCTGGGCGATGGCCACTGCTTCGGCCAATCAGTGACCCTCAAGGGTTTAGAGGGGCAGAGTCTGGTCAG CCAGCTGAGACCAGGGATGCAGCCGCCCACCCAGCTGCATAGCCTTGACTGTGGGGAAGAGGTGCTAGCCTCCTACATCAATGCTCACTACCCCGCTACGCCTTT TTCGGTCCAGCTTGTATCCAGCCCCAGTAAGCTGACCCCGCCCTTCCCACAGATATTCAGCCAATCCTTGGGTCCACAGGGCTTTCTGCAGAGTCAAGCCCCTCCCCCCAAAA AGCGGTCCTGTGCGGTCTCCTCCCTCCCCGTGCTCACCTCCCTGCAGTCTTCTCCGGCCCTGGGCCCGTGGCTGTCGGAGCTGCACCGCGGTGCCAGCACCCTGGACCCCCGTCGCATCGCCCCCAGCTTCCTCTCCCAGGGGCCTGAGCTGACCGACTTCCAGGAGTCCCTGGAGCAACTCCACCTCCTGGCCCGCTGTTACCGCAATGATAGCGGAGGCATGATGTGCTCCTCCTCGGAAGAGGACGACgatgattga